In Mytilus trossulus isolate FHL-02 unplaced genomic scaffold, PNRI_Mtr1.1.1.hap1 h1tg000128l__unscaffolded, whole genome shotgun sequence, one DNA window encodes the following:
- the LOC134700211 gene encoding cell death-inducing p53-target protein 1 homolog — MDKGSPYPQSQPQQQYGQPPQQYGQPPQQYGQPPQQYGQPPQQYGQPPQQYGQPPAYGGGQQQQSSTVVIGQPQTLVLQQTYRDSPVRTTCPSCNADIMTAISFEVGTMAWVVAGCLCIFGLWLGCCLIPFCVDGCKDVVHTCPNCNHMVGRFSRM, encoded by the exons ATGGATAAGGGATCACCATATCCACAGTCGCAGCCTCAACAACAGTACGGTCAACCTCCACAGCAGTATGGTCAGCCTCCACAACAGTATGGTCAACCACCACAGCAGTATGGTCAACCGCCCCAACAGTATGGTCAACCGCCCCAACAGTATGGCCAGCCACCAG CTTACGGTGGTGGACAGCAGCAACAGTCATCAACAGTTGTGATTGGACAGCCGCAGACTTTAGTGTTACAACAAACATACAGAGACTCGCCAGTACGTACGACGTGTCCATCATGCAATGCAGATATAATGACAGCCATTTCATTTGAAGTAGGAACGATGGCTTGGGTAGTGGCTGGTTGTCTCTGTATATTTGG GTTATGGCTCGGATGTTGTCTGATTCCATTCTGTGTTGACGGCTGTAAGGATGTTGTTCACACTTGTCCAAACTGTAATCATATGGTGGGAAGGTTCAGCAGAATGtga